One window from the genome of Breoghania sp. L-A4 encodes:
- a CDS encoding GntR family transcriptional regulator, which yields MSLEAVREAAALVTAHGFEEAFSLPPGRALDICLNLQRAILEHRLGPGTKLSEDEVGEIYGASRTVVRAALQALAHSGLVAIERNRGAFVSRPTIREAHEVFEARALIEPRVARTAAQLMTDDDVARLKAHIDAEHVALHAGDMGKALSLSGLFHIAIADIAQQQIFARMVRSLISRSSLIIGLYWKRADTACESHSHHALIQAFADRDATQADELMKSHIVDLHSGLDLVEKPSQALPLAQVLGPR from the coding sequence ATGTCCCTGGAGGCGGTACGGGAGGCTGCGGCGCTGGTGACGGCGCATGGCTTCGAGGAGGCGTTTTCGCTGCCCCCCGGACGGGCGCTGGACATCTGCCTCAACCTGCAGCGCGCCATTCTGGAGCACCGGCTCGGCCCGGGCACCAAACTCTCCGAAGATGAAGTGGGCGAGATTTACGGCGCCTCGCGCACCGTGGTGCGCGCAGCCCTTCAGGCGCTGGCGCATTCCGGCCTTGTCGCGATCGAGCGTAACCGCGGCGCCTTTGTCTCGAGGCCGACGATCCGCGAGGCGCACGAGGTGTTCGAGGCCCGCGCGTTGATCGAGCCGCGCGTGGCGCGCACGGCGGCGCAGCTGATGACCGACGACGACGTCGCGCGTCTGAAGGCCCATATCGATGCCGAGCATGTGGCGCTGCACGCCGGCGACATGGGCAAGGCGCTGTCGCTGTCGGGGCTGTTTCACATCGCCATCGCGGATATCGCGCAGCAGCAGATCTTCGCGCGCATGGTGCGCTCGCTGATCTCGCGCTCGTCGCTGATCATCGGGCTCTACTGGAAGCGGGCGGACACCGCCTGCGAGAGCCATTCGCATCATGCGCTGATCCAGGCCTTCGCGGATCGCGACGCGACCCAGGCGGACGAGCTGATGAAGAGCCACATCGTCGATCTGCACTCGGGCCTGGATCTCGTCGAGAAACCCAGCCAGGCGCTGCCGCTGGCGCAGGTGCTCGGACCCCGGTGA
- a CDS encoding ABC transporter permease has translation MKTTDPISRAEKVSWLLVTPLACVLAFFLLLPIATITVVSFWNYNEWSFFPDFILDNYAFHLTSHVTWATYLKTLKFMALTWIFCTAIGFTVAYFLAFHVRSLSVQIALFLVCTIPFWTSNIIRMISWIPFLGRNGIANSALIGMGVIDEPLEWLLYSDFAVVLAFVHLYALFMVVPIFNTMMRIDKSLIEAARDAGASSLQILTNVIIPLTKPGIMIGSIFVVTVVMGDFITVRHMSGGQSASVGRLISNEIALLQYPSAAASSVVLLCTVLIMIAVMMRFVDIRKEL, from the coding sequence ATGAAGACAACCGATCCGATCTCCCGCGCGGAAAAAGTCAGCTGGCTGCTGGTCACGCCGCTGGCCTGCGTGCTGGCCTTCTTCCTGCTGCTGCCGATCGCCACGATCACCGTGGTCAGCTTCTGGAACTACAACGAGTGGTCGTTCTTTCCCGACTTCATCCTGGACAACTACGCCTTCCACCTGACGTCGCACGTGACATGGGCGACGTACCTGAAGACGCTGAAGTTCATGGCGCTGACGTGGATCTTCTGCACCGCGATCGGCTTCACGGTGGCCTATTTCCTCGCCTTCCACGTGCGCTCGCTGTCGGTGCAGATCGCGCTGTTTCTCGTCTGCACCATCCCCTTCTGGACGTCGAACATCATCCGCATGATCTCCTGGATCCCGTTCCTGGGGCGCAACGGCATCGCCAATTCCGCGCTCATCGGCATGGGCGTGATCGACGAACCGCTGGAATGGCTGCTGTATTCGGATTTCGCGGTGGTGCTGGCGTTTGTGCATCTCTACGCGCTTTTCATGGTGGTGCCGATCTTCAACACCATGATGCGCATCGACAAATCGCTGATCGAGGCGGCGCGCGACGCCGGCGCCTCAAGCCTGCAAATCCTCACCAACGTGATCATCCCGCTGACCAAACCCGGCATCATGATCGGCTCGATCTTCGTGGTCACCGTGGTGATGGGCGACTTCATCACCGTGCGCCACATGTCCGGCGGCCAGAGCGCCTCGGTCGGCCGCCTCATCTCCAACGAGATCGCGCTGCTGCAATACCCCTCCGCCGCCGCCAGCTCCGTTGTGCTGCTGTGCACCGTGCTGATCATGATCGCGGTGATGATGCGCTTCGTCGACATCCGCAAGGAGCTGTGA
- a CDS encoding DUF1631 domain-containing protein → MNRIIWADTLSDYALAASAHRRLGAFCDAAACYPLLSSASGAARLQAALRPYGSALTAFSEIVRGADPADRGRFLAAQLEWSDATPISLAPDAPPSALLDALMRSLETGRPIVFDAAATGAKRPPAPSPSIDGARLMIVNRNSALSLPAALYADATGRRLITLETLEDLEPQLSGQRPASVMLASDRHDFTKSRLQALLAWSQGADGPADFGILSGRSAKQASGIVARLLMHRDFHAGGQSLMRPPDLEPIPAAAMTPMEYYVIGAHGNEMHLDHMDDEVLCGANAAPDPSGFDCTRNCPYDNRFAAREIPAHALLLLSCDAFTLADGLAPPGVNLLMSLLDGMAASVLAPFKHVQFNEGLILLAGALLKGGFSLGGIARRLNERARNGTLPDPAYLVLGDPELTMAAQDPIVAARVAPEPGGLVLELRSNGAPALETTIAYDPDDTDGPLPPLALEPLGETLRDPDIFYTLTPRPAARALTITLFARDRLPKGPLLFRVEQAARLGPVDHDDILGRLNRLSLISEIGLDNRAARCAKASILSFLRAAAGFPRPVELAMGQSMVRNIDALVAADFKSLRRASLRAMLEELEHKRVWISQRYAHAYPHIARAGPRADGVCPHCAEHTTCWRYEDTCLHFPPRRLWVCNQCGIIADVPAEPTATIALATVAALPAPTQRQTFTIANCTQDPLGIGYCLHFNAWGQLGIKADGNIGEATLAPGEEIERTATFHFPEGFPDDVVSMQFFAMTDAMDLYFLSQKMRAQVRHVQRGQTP, encoded by the coding sequence ATGAACCGGATCATCTGGGCCGACACGCTGTCCGACTACGCGCTGGCCGCGAGCGCCCATCGCAGGCTGGGTGCGTTTTGCGACGCCGCCGCCTGCTATCCGCTGTTGAGTTCAGCCTCCGGGGCCGCCCGGCTGCAGGCCGCCTTGCGTCCCTACGGGAGTGCTCTGACCGCCTTTTCCGAGATTGTGCGCGGCGCGGATCCGGCGGACCGCGGCCGGTTTCTGGCCGCGCAGCTCGAATGGAGCGATGCCACCCCGATCAGCCTTGCCCCCGACGCCCCGCCGTCCGCTCTGCTGGACGCGCTCATGCGCTCGCTCGAGACCGGCCGCCCGATCGTCTTCGACGCGGCGGCGACGGGCGCCAAGAGGCCGCCCGCGCCGTCGCCCAGCATCGACGGCGCCAGGCTCATGATCGTGAACCGCAACAGCGCCCTGTCGCTGCCCGCCGCCCTCTATGCCGACGCCACCGGCAGGCGGCTGATCACGCTGGAGACGCTGGAGGACCTGGAACCGCAACTGTCCGGACAGCGCCCGGCGTCGGTCATGCTGGCGTCTGACCGCCACGATTTCACCAAGAGCCGCCTGCAGGCGCTGCTGGCATGGAGCCAGGGCGCGGACGGGCCGGCCGATTTCGGAATTCTGTCCGGACGCTCGGCGAAGCAGGCGTCGGGCATCGTCGCGCGGCTGCTGATGCATCGCGATTTTCATGCCGGCGGCCAGAGCCTGATGCGGCCGCCGGATCTCGAACCGATCCCGGCCGCGGCAATGACGCCGATGGAATATTACGTCATCGGCGCGCACGGCAACGAAATGCATCTCGATCACATGGACGACGAGGTGCTGTGCGGCGCCAACGCCGCGCCCGATCCCTCCGGCTTCGATTGCACGCGCAACTGCCCCTATGACAACCGCTTCGCGGCCCGCGAGATCCCCGCCCACGCATTACTGTTGCTCAGCTGCGACGCCTTCACCCTGGCCGATGGCCTGGCGCCGCCCGGCGTCAATCTGCTTATGAGCCTTCTCGACGGCATGGCCGCGAGCGTGCTCGCGCCCTTCAAGCACGTCCAGTTCAACGAAGGCCTCATTCTGCTGGCCGGCGCGCTGCTCAAGGGCGGATTTTCGCTCGGCGGCATCGCCCGGCGGCTGAACGAGAGGGCGCGCAACGGCACGCTGCCCGATCCCGCCTATCTGGTGCTCGGCGATCCGGAACTGACCATGGCCGCGCAAGACCCCATCGTTGCGGCGCGGGTCGCGCCCGAGCCGGGCGGGCTTGTCCTGGAGCTGCGCTCGAACGGCGCGCCGGCGCTCGAAACCACCATCGCGTATGATCCCGACGATACAGACGGACCCTTGCCGCCGCTAGCGCTGGAGCCGCTCGGCGAGACGCTGCGCGATCCCGACATCTTCTACACGCTGACCCCGCGCCCCGCCGCCCGCGCGCTGACAATCACGCTGTTCGCCCGCGACCGGCTCCCCAAGGGCCCGCTGCTGTTTCGCGTCGAGCAGGCCGCGCGCCTGGGGCCGGTCGACCATGACGACATCCTGGGCCGGCTGAACCGCCTGTCGCTGATCTCCGAGATCGGGCTGGACAACCGCGCGGCAAGGTGCGCGAAAGCCAGCATCCTGTCGTTCCTGCGCGCAGCCGCCGGCTTTCCCCGCCCGGTCGAACTGGCCATGGGCCAGTCGATGGTGCGCAACATCGATGCGCTCGTGGCTGCCGATTTCAAGAGCCTGCGCCGCGCCTCCCTGCGCGCCATGCTCGAGGAACTGGAACACAAGCGGGTCTGGATCAGCCAGCGCTACGCCCATGCCTATCCGCACATCGCGCGCGCGGGCCCGCGGGCCGACGGCGTCTGTCCGCATTGCGCAGAGCACACCACCTGCTGGCGCTACGAAGACACCTGCCTGCATTTCCCGCCGCGCAGGCTGTGGGTGTGCAACCAATGCGGCATCATCGCCGACGTTCCGGCCGAGCCCACCGCCACCATCGCGCTCGCCACCGTCGCGGCCCTGCCCGCGCCCACCCAACGGCAGACCTTCACCATCGCCAATTGCACGCAGGACCCGCTGGGCATCGGCTATTGCCTGCATTTCAACGCCTGGGGACAGCTCGGCATCAAGGCGGACGGCAACATCGGCGAGGCGACGCTGGCGCCGGGCGAGGAGATCGAGCGCACCGCCACCTTCCACTTCCCCGAGGGCTTTCCCGACGACGTCGTCTCCATGCAGTTCTTCGCCATGACCGACGCGATGGATCTGTATTTCCTCAGCCAGAAGATGCGCGCCCAGGTGCGCCACGTCCAAAGAGGTCAGACGCCATGA
- a CDS encoding ABC transporter ATP-binding protein, which yields MTTSTMQSSGQNMELELVATTKRYGDTLAVEAIGHRFKANTYSCLLGPSGCGKSSTLRMIAGHEHVSSGDILLGGKNITNLPPAARGTAMMFQNYALFPHLSIADNVAFSLKMKGTPKATRLARAHELLELVDMQEFGARFPNQLSGGQQQRIALARALITEPSALLLDEPLSALDPFLRIRMRVELKRLQRELGISFVHVTHSQDEALALADSIIVMNAGRIEQAGSPHEVFNAPRTEFVARFIGGHNILHDASGPKAIRADRLTVAQTRAGDALAATVRGIEYLGTTVNLSVDAGAAGDLTATLPDDAFFKNPMEPGASVFVSWKPEDAHPLAA from the coding sequence ATGACCACATCCACGATGCAAAGTTCGGGGCAGAACATGGAACTGGAGCTCGTCGCCACCACCAAGCGCTACGGCGACACGCTGGCGGTCGAGGCGATCGGCCACCGCTTCAAGGCCAACACCTACTCCTGTCTTCTGGGGCCGTCGGGCTGCGGCAAGTCCTCGACGCTGCGAATGATCGCCGGCCACGAGCATGTCAGCTCCGGCGACATCCTGCTGGGCGGCAAGAACATCACCAATCTGCCGCCGGCCGCGCGCGGCACCGCGATGATGTTCCAGAATTACGCCCTGTTCCCGCATCTCTCGATCGCCGACAACGTGGCCTTCAGCCTGAAGATGAAGGGCACGCCCAAGGCGACGCGGCTGGCCCGCGCGCACGAGCTTCTCGAACTCGTCGACATGCAGGAGTTTGGCGCGCGCTTTCCCAACCAGCTCTCCGGCGGCCAGCAGCAGCGCATCGCTCTGGCCCGCGCACTGATCACCGAGCCCTCCGCCCTGCTGCTCGACGAGCCGCTGTCCGCGCTCGATCCGTTCCTGCGCATCCGCATGCGCGTGGAGCTCAAGCGGCTGCAGCGCGAACTCGGCATCTCGTTTGTGCACGTGACGCATTCGCAGGACGAGGCGCTGGCGCTGGCCGACAGCATCATCGTCATGAACGCGGGACGCATCGAGCAGGCGGGCTCCCCGCACGAGGTCTTCAACGCCCCGCGCACCGAATTCGTGGCCCGCTTCATCGGCGGCCACAACATCCTGCACGACGCCTCCGGACCCAAGGCGATCCGCGCCGACCGGCTCACCGTCGCCCAGACCAGGGCGGGCGACGCGCTCGCGGCCACCGTGCGCGGCATCGAGTATCTGGGCACGACGGTCAATCTCTCCGTCGACGCGGGCGCGGCGGGCGACCTCACCGCCACGCTGCCCGACGACGCGTTCTTCAAGAACCCCATGGAACCGGGCGCTTCCGTCTTCGTCAGCTGGAAACCGGAAGACGCCCACCCGCTTGCGGCCTGA
- a CDS encoding radical SAM protein has translation MGIEPRNFEIVTVDPETGGTVLLDSESHRLFTISNALRDQLTRDNPVWPEEAEAELESLRASGVLAPYNARALSKADPLAGANLALNINLTAFCNLGCTYCFAEGGDYGRLKGKLSKDVDVDAIVAFIEEKTRPGETVRFEFFGGEPLMNFPVIEELCARSLEMRARLGIEFIYRVSTNLTTKLTGRELSLFHRFRFIVSVSIDGGAKTHDRNRPRKSGRGSQEAIARNCEQVRAASEDITLVARMTYVPYPDSSLVEDMRHLYDMNIFDWFQILPAAVAEENHAAVYGDAAFDTADLEDRQAPYNAKIEAEFEALHDRYLDLFTPANRFKGILEVETVMRMILDGEFANGFCSGGRNYFTFSPDKSIMPCHRLVGDEGFQVGDFHAGVDDAKVAAWRTGVNAQPVCSRCSIRYICGGGCKQENTIATGDINAPDPAKCAFQFALVRSAVRIIARGGEALRARDRGRLSALFVSCGRPMMPNNRKHAGSPDTSFEHLRLLA, from the coding sequence ATGGGCATTGAGCCCCGAAATTTTGAGATCGTCACTGTCGATCCGGAAACCGGCGGCACCGTTTTACTGGACAGTGAGTCCCATCGTCTTTTCACGATCTCGAACGCCCTGCGCGACCAGTTGACCCGCGACAACCCGGTCTGGCCGGAAGAGGCCGAGGCGGAACTCGAGAGCCTGCGGGCCTCCGGGGTGCTGGCGCCCTACAACGCCCGCGCGCTGTCGAAGGCGGATCCGCTGGCCGGCGCCAATCTGGCGCTGAACATCAATCTCACCGCCTTCTGCAACCTGGGCTGCACCTACTGTTTCGCCGAAGGCGGCGACTACGGCCGGCTCAAGGGCAAGCTGTCGAAGGACGTGGACGTCGACGCCATTGTCGCCTTCATCGAGGAGAAGACACGCCCGGGCGAGACCGTGCGGTTCGAGTTTTTCGGCGGCGAGCCCTTGATGAATTTTCCGGTCATCGAGGAGCTGTGCGCGCGCTCGCTGGAGATGCGCGCGCGGCTGGGCATCGAGTTCATCTACCGGGTCTCCACCAACCTGACGACGAAGCTGACCGGGCGCGAGCTGTCGCTGTTTCACCGGTTCCGGTTCATCGTGTCCGTGTCCATCGACGGCGGCGCGAAGACGCACGACCGCAACCGGCCGCGCAAGTCGGGGCGCGGTTCGCAGGAGGCGATCGCGCGCAACTGCGAGCAGGTGCGCGCGGCGTCCGAGGACATCACGCTGGTGGCGCGGATGACCTACGTGCCCTATCCCGACTCCTCGCTGGTCGAGGACATGCGGCATCTCTACGACATGAACATTTTCGACTGGTTCCAGATTCTCCCGGCCGCGGTGGCGGAGGAAAACCACGCCGCCGTCTATGGCGACGCGGCCTTCGACACCGCGGATCTGGAGGACCGGCAGGCACCTTACAACGCCAAGATCGAGGCCGAGTTCGAAGCGCTGCACGACCGGTATCTCGATCTGTTCACGCCCGCAAACCGCTTCAAGGGGATCCTCGAGGTGGAAACGGTGATGCGGATGATCCTGGACGGCGAGTTCGCCAACGGCTTCTGTTCCGGCGGGCGCAACTATTTCACCTTCTCGCCCGACAAGTCGATCATGCCGTGCCACCGGCTGGTGGGCGACGAGGGCTTCCAGGTCGGCGACTTTCACGCGGGCGTTGATGACGCCAAAGTGGCGGCCTGGCGGACGGGCGTCAACGCGCAGCCGGTGTGCTCGCGCTGCTCCATCCGCTACATCTGCGGTGGCGGCTGCAAGCAGGAAAACACCATCGCCACCGGCGACATCAACGCGCCGGATCCGGCCAAATGCGCCTTCCAGTTCGCGCTCGTGCGCAGCGCGGTCCGGATCATCGCGCGTGGCGGCGAGGCCCTGCGCGCACGCGACCGGGGCCGCCTGAGCGCGCTCTTCGTCTCCTGCGGCCGCCCGATGATGCCCAACAATCGCAAGCATGCCGGCAGCCCGGACACGTCGTTCGAGCATTTGCGTCTGCTTGCCTGA
- a CDS encoding aspartate/glutamate racemase family protein, producing the protein MHILVVNPNTTASMTDKIGAAAQAVAGQDTRITAVNPDTGPAAIQGAEDGAAALPGLFALFDAAMASDETYDAVIIACFDDTGLWPLKARSPVPVLGIGEAGYHAAMLVAQRFSVVTTLAASLPVIEANIADAGFAARCARVRASDVPVLDLEDPRSGARGRIAREIAAAITEDAPQAIILGCAGMADLARSLSDEFRLPVIDGVAAAVTFAQALHGAGISAPASFAPAETRPVA; encoded by the coding sequence ATGCACATCCTGGTGGTCAACCCGAACACCACCGCCTCCATGACGGACAAGATCGGCGCAGCGGCGCAGGCGGTCGCGGGCCAGGACACGCGGATCACCGCGGTCAATCCGGACACCGGTCCCGCCGCGATCCAGGGCGCGGAAGACGGGGCGGCGGCGCTTCCCGGACTCTTCGCGCTCTTCGACGCGGCCATGGCCTCGGACGAGACTTATGACGCGGTGATCATCGCCTGTTTCGACGACACCGGGCTTTGGCCGCTGAAGGCGCGCTCTCCTGTGCCGGTGCTGGGCATCGGCGAGGCCGGCTACCACGCCGCGATGCTGGTGGCACAGCGCTTCTCGGTGGTGACGACGCTGGCCGCCTCGCTGCCGGTCATCGAGGCGAATATCGCGGACGCGGGCTTTGCCGCGCGCTGCGCCCGGGTGCGCGCCTCCGACGTGCCGGTGCTGGATCTGGAAGACCCGCGCAGCGGCGCGCGCGGCCGCATCGCGCGGGAAATCGCCGCCGCGATCACGGAGGATGCCCCACAGGCGATCATTCTGGGCTGCGCCGGCATGGCCGATCTGGCGCGCTCCCTGAGCGATGAATTCCGCCTGCCGGTGATCGACGGCGTCGCCGCCGCCGTCACCTTCGCGCAAGCCCTGCACGGCGCGGGCATTTCCGCGCCGGCGTCCTTCGCGCCAGCGGAGACACGCCCCGTCGCCTGA
- a CDS encoding PotD/PotF family extracellular solute-binding protein — translation MTTGNDKTTFSRRTMLKGGAAITGAAIGSGAVTGFPTIWAQNIKDVTLRQFGTGVSNLNEVAQKVKEDLGFTLEMTALDSDSVTQRAATQPKSFDIADIEYWICKKVWGAGNLQAMDTSKIKNYDKIVGTFKSGKLTPESVIAQGTAPHTVGFTSGPDGKDFVAEESGWMTLIPTIYNADTLGIRPDLIGRPIDTWAELLNPEFKGKASILDISSIGIMDMAMVVEAMGEYKYPDKGNMTREEIDKTLGIFTEAKKNGQFRAFWKSFDESVNLMASGEVVIQSMWSPAITAVRSKGIPCVYQPLKEGYRSWGGGLGLSKNLSGLELEAAYEYINWYLDGWVGGFLMRQGYYSAVPETSKNYMSEDEWGFWFEGKPAQGEIKNPFGDVMEKAGAVRDGGSFYDRMGSVACWNAVMDENQYMVRKWNEFIAA, via the coding sequence ATGACGACAGGGAACGACAAGACAACGTTCAGCCGCCGCACCATGCTGAAGGGCGGCGCCGCCATCACGGGCGCCGCCATCGGCTCCGGCGCCGTGACCGGCTTCCCGACCATCTGGGCGCAGAACATCAAGGACGTCACGCTGCGCCAGTTCGGCACCGGCGTGTCGAACCTCAATGAAGTGGCGCAGAAGGTGAAGGAAGACCTCGGCTTCACGCTGGAGATGACGGCGCTCGATTCCGACAGCGTGACCCAGCGCGCCGCCACCCAGCCCAAGAGCTTCGACATCGCCGACATCGAGTACTGGATCTGCAAGAAGGTCTGGGGCGCGGGCAACCTGCAGGCGATGGACACCTCCAAGATCAAGAACTACGACAAGATCGTCGGCACGTTCAAGAGCGGCAAGCTGACCCCCGAAAGCGTGATCGCCCAGGGCACCGCGCCGCACACGGTCGGCTTCACGTCGGGTCCGGACGGCAAGGATTTCGTCGCCGAGGAATCCGGCTGGATGACGCTGATCCCGACCATCTACAACGCCGATACGCTGGGCATCCGCCCCGACCTCATCGGCCGTCCGATCGACACATGGGCCGAGCTTCTGAACCCGGAGTTCAAGGGCAAGGCGTCGATCCTCGACATCTCGTCGATCGGCATCATGGACATGGCGATGGTTGTCGAGGCGATGGGCGAATACAAGTATCCCGACAAGGGCAACATGACCCGCGAAGAGATCGACAAGACGCTCGGCATCTTCACCGAAGCCAAGAAGAACGGCCAGTTCCGCGCCTTCTGGAAGTCGTTCGACGAGAGCGTCAACCTGATGGCCTCGGGCGAGGTGGTGATCCAGTCCATGTGGTCGCCGGCGATCACCGCCGTGCGCTCGAAGGGCATTCCCTGCGTCTACCAGCCGCTGAAGGAAGGCTACCGCTCCTGGGGCGGCGGTCTCGGCCTGTCGAAGAACCTCTCCGGCCTCGAGCTGGAAGCGGCCTACGAGTACATCAACTGGTACCTCGACGGCTGGGTCGGCGGCTTCCTGATGCGCCAGGGCTACTATTCCGCCGTGCCGGAGACCTCCAAGAACTACATGAGCGAGGACGAGTGGGGCTTCTGGTTCGAGGGCAAGCCGGCCCAAGGCGAGATCAAGAATCCCTTCGGCGACGTCATGGAGAAGGCCGGCGCCGTGCGCGACGGCGGCTCCTTCTACGACCGCATGGGCTCGGTCGCCTGCTGGAACGCGGTGATGGACGAGAACCAGTACATGGTCCGCAAATGGAACGAGTTCATCGCGGCGTAA
- a CDS encoding ABC transporter permease gives MEPRPRSFYLLAAFFALFVIFLYGPILTIGVLSFQGPQGGLTFPMNGVSLHWFADLFEQQAVGDIWGSFRRSFALGLMVMIVTVVFSVMGGLAFRNRFRGSTVLFYVIIASLIIPSILVSLGVGLIFNILDLDVHWATSGFGAQLTWTLPFGLLIMFAVFNRFDRSYEEAARDLGANAWQTLRHVVLPIIGPSLIGIALFGFTLSYDEFARTLLTAGSYNTLPLEIFGMTTNVTSPVLYALGTLTTLFSLVIIGSFLTIGVVLRRRRTRLGSDAGKGLV, from the coding sequence ATGGAACCGCGTCCGCGCTCCTTCTATCTTCTGGCAGCCTTCTTCGCGCTGTTCGTGATCTTTCTCTACGGCCCGATCCTGACCATCGGCGTGCTATCGTTCCAGGGCCCGCAGGGCGGGCTGACGTTCCCGATGAACGGCGTGTCGCTGCACTGGTTCGCCGATCTGTTCGAACAGCAGGCGGTGGGCGACATCTGGGGGTCGTTTCGCCGCTCCTTCGCGCTCGGGCTGATGGTGATGATCGTCACCGTGGTGTTCTCGGTGATGGGCGGGCTGGCCTTCCGCAACCGCTTCCGCGGCTCCACCGTGCTGTTTTACGTCATCATCGCCAGCCTGATCATTCCCTCGATCCTGGTCTCCCTGGGCGTCGGGCTGATCTTCAACATTCTCGATCTCGACGTGCACTGGGCGACCTCGGGCTTCGGCGCACAGCTCACCTGGACGCTGCCGTTTGGCCTCTTGATCATGTTCGCCGTCTTCAACCGCTTCGACCGCTCCTATGAGGAGGCCGCCCGCGATCTCGGCGCGAACGCCTGGCAGACGCTGCGCCACGTGGTGCTGCCGATCATCGGCCCGAGCCTGATCGGCATCGCGCTCTTCGGCTTCACGCTGAGCTACGACGAATTCGCCCGCACGTTGCTGACGGCGGGGTCCTACAACACGCTGCCGCTGGAAATCTTCGGCATGACCACCAACGTCACCTCGCCGGTGCTCTACGCGCTGGGCACGCTGACGACGCTGTTTTCCCTGGTGATCATCGGCTCGTTCCTGACGATCGGCGTCGTCCTGCGCCGCCGCCGCACCAGACTGGGCTCGGACGCCGGCAAGGGGCTCGTGTGA
- a CDS encoding ATP-grasp domain-containing protein yields MTTPDAAQRPDSFIAILDPGTAHFRYLRSAREMGYKTIVMSADPDAYRAEQALYKQRVPEYDEAWTDVFVPYDSPDPDTLTRLLEPYRGRIAGVIAGDEFPVPAAARLGRALGFNYATPEDADCQRDKSAMKRRLIERGVPTARYRTAESLPDALATWEAFGGDCMVKMVDYASSFNVFRVRSREELENAWYTIVENRRGLQVAFDLAQKVIVEEFIGGRELTVEGYVQDGRVEVLNFCEKITNENFLVIGHYIPARVTKAESDALAGIARQCVAALGVQNTIFHAEVHLRDGQPFIIECAARTPGQHSVEIIERTYGIDLMTINIDLAMGRFVSTRRRPPEAWHALLALYATESGTLKEIKGLEALKQREDLVWLALDVAPGQPVRKLETFKDLCGLAVVGGPAPEDAEAGYCWIRENLVFVVEDGA; encoded by the coding sequence ATGACGACACCCGACGCGGCCCAACGGCCCGACAGCTTCATCGCCATACTGGATCCCGGCACCGCGCACTTCCGCTACCTGCGCAGCGCGCGCGAGATGGGGTACAAGACCATCGTGATGAGCGCCGATCCGGACGCCTATCGGGCGGAGCAAGCGCTCTACAAGCAGCGGGTTCCGGAATACGACGAGGCCTGGACCGATGTCTTCGTGCCCTACGACTCGCCCGATCCGGACACGCTGACGCGTCTTCTGGAGCCCTATCGCGGGCGCATCGCCGGGGTAATCGCGGGCGACGAATTCCCCGTCCCGGCCGCAGCAAGGCTCGGCCGCGCGCTCGGCTTCAACTACGCCACGCCCGAGGACGCGGACTGCCAGCGCGACAAATCCGCGATGAAGCGCCGGCTGATCGAGCGCGGCGTTCCCACCGCGCGCTACCGCACGGCCGAAAGCCTCCCCGACGCGCTCGCAACCTGGGAGGCGTTCGGCGGCGACTGCATGGTCAAGATGGTCGACTACGCCTCGAGCTTCAACGTCTTCCGCGTGCGCAGCCGTGAGGAGCTGGAGAACGCCTGGTACACGATCGTCGAGAACCGGCGCGGGCTGCAGGTCGCCTTCGATCTGGCGCAGAAGGTGATCGTGGAGGAGTTCATCGGCGGGCGGGAACTGACCGTCGAGGGTTATGTGCAGGACGGCCGCGTCGAGGTGCTCAACTTCTGCGAGAAGATCACCAACGAGAATTTTCTCGTCATCGGCCACTATATCCCCGCCCGCGTCACCAAGGCGGAAAGCGACGCGCTCGCCGGCATCGCCCGGCAATGCGTCGCGGCGCTTGGCGTCCAGAACACCATCTTCCACGCGGAAGTGCACCTGCGCGACGGCCAGCCCTTCATCATCGAATGCGCGGCGCGCACGCCGGGGCAGCATTCGGTCGAGATCATCGAGCGCACCTATGGCATCGATCTGATGACCATCAACATCGATCTGGCGATGGGCCGGTTCGTCAGCACCCGCAGGCGCCCGCCCGAGGCCTGGCACGCGCTGCTGGCGCTCTACGCCACTGAGAGCGGGACGCTCAAGGAAATCAAAGGGCTGGAGGCGCTCAAACAGCGCGAGGATCTGGTCTGGCTGGCGCTGGACGTGGCGCCGGGCCAGCCGGTGCGCAAGCTGGAAACCTTCAAGGACCTGTGCGGCCTGGCGGTGGTCGGCGGCCCCGCGCCCGAGGACGCCGAAGCCGGGTACTGCTGGATCCGCGAAAACCTCGTCTTCGTCGTCGAGGACGGCGCATGA